A single region of the Buteo buteo chromosome 16, bButBut1.hap1.1, whole genome shotgun sequence genome encodes:
- the LOC142039972 gene encoding proto-oncogene Mas-like, which translates to MTEELTTLLPQSNASQAHGTNQSAAVEKTEASYAVLKFMESFCLISAVCGMVGNGIVLWYLGFRIRRNHFTVYILNLAAADFGYLLCIAVETVQYLMQFNVGVQFGLFLFLDLFMYGTGLYLLTAISIERCLSVLCPIWCRTHRPKHLSGTISSSLWALSLLLNTLGYVLCTVRRSDGSCRLLLITIGALDFLFCTPLMLLFSLTLFLRVKCSSQKLQTGRLFTVIMLTILFFLIFAVPLGILIFFDFLGYKFLYSPEIGFVLSCVNSSLNPVIYFLVGSYRERRIKFTLRLAFQRAFEDSADDKEERESHNTKTVSS; encoded by the coding sequence ATGACTGAGGAGCTCACAACACTCCTTCCCCAAAGTAACGCAAGCCAGGCTCATGGGACTAATCAGAGCGCGGCGGTGGAAAAGACGGAGGCATCGTACGCTGTCCTCAAGTTCATGGAGAGCTTCTGCCTCATCAGCGCCGTCTGCGGGATGGTGGGAAACGGCATAGTGCTGTGGTACCTCGGCTTTCGCATCCGGAGGAACCACTTCACTGTCTACATCCTCAACCTGGCCGCTGCCGACTTCGGCTACCTCCTCTGCATCGCCGTTGAGACGGTTCAGTACCTGATGCAGTTCAACGTGGGGGTGCAGTTCGGGCTCTTCCTCTTCCTGGACCTTTTCATGTACGGGACCGGCTTGTACCTCCTGACCGCTATCAGCATCGAGAGGTGCCTCTCCGTCCTCTGTCCAATCTGGTGCCGAACCCACCGCCCCAAGCACTTGTCCGGCACCATCTCCAGCTCGCTCTGggctctctccctgctgctgaacACGCTCGGCTACGTTTTGTGTACCGTTCGCCGCTCCGACGGGAGCTGCCGGCTCCTGCTCATCACCATCGGAGCCTTGGACTTCCTCTTCTGCACGCccctcatgctgctcttcagcctGACCCTCTTCCTCAGAGTCAAGTGCAGCTCCCAAAAGCTCCAGACGGGCAGGCTCTTCACCGTCATCATGCTCaccatcctcttcttcctcattttcGCCGTGCCTCTGGGCATCCTGATCTTCTTCGACTTCTTGGGTTACAAGTTCCTCTACTCGCCGGAGATCGGCTTTGTGCTGTCCTGCGTGAACAGCAGCCTCAACCCCGTCATTTACTTCCTCGTGGGGAGCTACAGGGAGCGGAGAATCAAGTTCACCCTCAGGCTGGCATTCCAGAGGGCCTTTGAAGATTCGGCAGATGACAAAGAGGAACGGGAAAGCCATAACACGAAAACTGTGTCCTCCTAA